The following proteins are encoded in a genomic region of Trichocoleus sp. FACHB-46:
- a CDS encoding DUF2993 domain-containing protein, translating to MPDLGEQAISKVAEVGISSQLDEVEEINVDIRTDPLKMMQGQVDSVAIDGKGMVMQEDLRMEEMQITTGSISINPLSAAFGKIELQRPTEADVHVVLTAEDMNRAFNSDFIREKLQNLPVTIDGQQTTVNAEQVGFCMPSAGKFAISANVKVASSGESKQVAFTATPKVADGGQRIALEDVEYSEGEGLSPELTTALLEQATSLLDLRNFALEGMSLRLKQLNVQEGRLTLEANALVEQFPSGES from the coding sequence ATGCCAGATCTCGGAGAACAAGCCATCAGTAAGGTGGCAGAAGTAGGAATTTCTAGCCAGCTTGATGAAGTAGAAGAGATTAATGTTGATATCCGCACTGACCCCCTGAAGATGATGCAGGGGCAGGTGGATTCAGTGGCGATCGACGGCAAAGGGATGGTAATGCAGGAAGATCTGCGCATGGAAGAAATGCAGATCACCACTGGTAGCATTTCTATCAATCCTTTGAGTGCTGCTTTTGGCAAAATTGAATTACAGCGACCGACGGAAGCAGATGTTCATGTCGTTCTCACCGCAGAAGACATGAACCGCGCTTTTAACTCAGACTTTATTCGAGAGAAACTGCAAAACTTGCCCGTGACCATTGATGGTCAGCAAACGACCGTAAATGCTGAGCAAGTAGGATTTTGCATGCCGAGTGCTGGTAAATTTGCCATCAGTGCCAACGTGAAAGTAGCAAGCTCTGGTGAGAGCAAGCAAGTTGCTTTTACGGCCACTCCTAAGGTTGCGGATGGAGGCCAACGAATTGCTCTAGAAGATGTGGAGTACTCGGAAGGGGAAGGTTTATCTCCAGAACTCACCACTGCCTTGTTAGAGCAAGCAACCTCTTTATTAGATTTACGCAATTTTGCGTTAGAAGGCATGTCCCTGCGGTTAAAGCAGCTGAATGTGCAAGAGGGCCGCTTAACGCTAGAAGCCAATGCTCTTGTAGAGCAGTTTCCCTCCGGAGAGAGTTAA
- a CDS encoding DUF2231 domain-containing protein has translation MVQTPNIPPIIESEESDYRDNGIVSTVAIAGHPLHPLIVTFPIAVLVLAAGTDFAYWLTQDAFWARASFWLLAVGLVSGVVAAITGMLDFLKIERVRKRTAGWAHMSLNVAVLLLSIANFALRWGNTTGAILPTGIIISTIVATLLGLSGWYGAELVYRHKIAVIGYTDRQSST, from the coding sequence ATGGTTCAGACCCCCAATATTCCACCTATTATTGAAAGCGAAGAAAGCGACTATCGTGATAATGGCATCGTCAGTACTGTGGCGATCGCGGGCCATCCTTTGCATCCATTAATCGTAACTTTTCCGATCGCAGTTTTGGTTTTAGCCGCAGGCACAGATTTCGCCTACTGGCTGACCCAGGATGCTTTTTGGGCTAGAGCTTCTTTTTGGTTATTAGCCGTTGGTTTGGTCTCAGGTGTGGTAGCTGCAATCACCGGGATGCTGGACTTCCTGAAGATCGAGCGCGTTCGCAAGCGCACAGCAGGTTGGGCGCATATGTCTTTGAATGTGGCAGTGCTGTTACTCTCGATCGCTAACTTTGCATTGCGCTGGGGCAATACCACAGGTGCAATTTTACCAACGGGGATCATTATTTCAACGATTGTCGCAACGCTCTTAGGTCTTTCTGGTTGGTATGGAGCTGAACTCGTTTACCGCCATAAAATTGCTGTCATTGGTTATACTGATAGACAAAGCAGCACTTAG
- a CDS encoding chemotaxis protein CheB, which translates to MTQAANHNADSSKDLAIPFAIVIGASAGGVEALVRLVKKLPANLSAAVFIVVHFPPYGKSVLPQILNRSGSLRAKHAEDGDGILPGHIYVAPPGYHLLLRQNSMFLSHGPRENGHRPAIDLLFRSAAKAYQSRAIGVVLSGALDDGTVGLELIKSKGGIAIAQDPNEAVFDSMPRSAIANVEIDYVLPATDIASILTKLVSSPLTEKPMPPDETQIEQEAEVVAADKAASEQGENANRASAVTCPECGGVLWEIRNDNLVRFRCHVGHAYSLDSLISEQADMVEQALWAAVRALEEKAALARRMSSHARQQNYAHTENQFQERAHEAEKSANLLRQILFQSSRNSEANQAS; encoded by the coding sequence TTGACTCAGGCTGCTAACCACAATGCTGATAGTAGTAAAGATCTAGCTATACCGTTTGCGATTGTGATCGGTGCCTCGGCGGGTGGGGTGGAAGCGCTTGTGCGACTGGTCAAAAAACTACCTGCAAATCTCTCAGCGGCAGTTTTTATAGTGGTGCACTTCCCGCCTTACGGTAAGAGTGTTTTACCTCAAATTCTCAACCGTTCTGGATCTTTGCGGGCTAAACATGCCGAAGATGGAGATGGCATTTTGCCAGGGCACATCTACGTTGCGCCCCCAGGCTACCATTTGCTACTCAGGCAAAATTCTATGTTTCTGAGTCATGGCCCCCGTGAGAACGGCCACCGACCTGCCATTGATCTGTTATTTCGCTCAGCCGCTAAAGCTTACCAATCGCGTGCCATTGGCGTAGTGCTATCCGGAGCTTTGGACGATGGCACCGTAGGTTTGGAGCTGATTAAATCCAAAGGTGGCATTGCGATCGCTCAAGACCCAAATGAAGCCGTATTCGATAGCATGCCTCGTAGTGCGATCGCGAATGTAGAGATAGATTATGTGTTGCCTGCTACCGATATCGCCTCCATTTTAACTAAGTTAGTGTCTAGCCCTCTGACAGAGAAACCTATGCCCCCCGATGAAACTCAGATCGAACAAGAAGCGGAGGTGGTTGCCGCAGATAAAGCTGCTTCAGAGCAGGGTGAGAATGCTAACAGAGCTTCAGCTGTCACTTGCCCGGAGTGTGGAGGTGTGCTTTGGGAAATCCGCAACGATAATTTGGTGCGCTTCCGCTGCCACGTGGGGCATGCTTACTCCCTGGATAGCTTAATCTCAGAGCAAGCCGATATGGTAGAACAAGCTCTCTGGGCCGCAGTTCGAGCCTTAGAAGAAAAAGCAGCCTTGGCGCGGCGGATGTCCTCTCATGCTCGCCAACAAAATTATGCTCACACCGAAAATCAGTTTCAGGAGCGGGCCCATGAGGCTGAGAAAAGCGCTAATTTATTGCGTCAAATTTTATTTCAAAGCTCCAGAAATTCAGAAGCCAACCAAGCCAGCTAA
- a CDS encoding CheR family methyltransferase — MNYSSENSEFEALLQYIKQSRGFDFTGYKRSSLMRRVSKRMQTVGIEKYDDYLDYLEVHPDEFNSLFNTLLINVTSFFRDRPTWDYIGSTIIPRILADKKSGDPIRIWSAACASGQEAYTIAIVIAQLIGIEQFRERVKIYATDVDEEALSQARQAIYPKRDLEGLSPEEIELFFEPVGNFYGFRKELRRSVIFGRHDLTQDAPISRVDLLICRNALMYFNADTQARIITRFHFALRDHAFLCLGKAEMLLTYANTFAPVELKRRIFTKVPRLNSRDQLLPMKTGNSSTSSEPDNSYHIQNVAFDRGPLASLVVNAEGLLTLVNEQARVLFNLTTRDIGRPLQDLEVSYRPLELRSCINQVYSERRPFSFRDVEWLAAQGEKVFLDVRIEPLLDQETYILGVSITFTDVSRYKRLQGELEHSNQELETAYEELQCANEELETTNEELQSSNEELETTNEELQATNEELETMNEELQATNEELYTVNDELHRRGDELNQANAFLESILSSLKGGVVVVDRDLHIQIWNYRSEDLWGLRTGEALGQNFLNLDIGLPVEQLRQSMRACLTADTTSATEITLDAINRRGRQIKCQVSCAPLLGITSEVQGVILLMEDRSEGEL; from the coding sequence ATGAACTATTCCAGCGAAAACTCAGAGTTTGAAGCGTTACTACAGTACATAAAGCAGAGCCGAGGCTTCGACTTTACAGGCTATAAACGCTCCAGCTTAATGCGCCGAGTAAGTAAGCGGATGCAAACGGTGGGCATTGAGAAGTACGACGATTATCTGGATTATTTAGAAGTCCATCCAGATGAGTTTAATTCGCTTTTTAATACGCTGTTGATCAACGTCACCTCATTCTTTCGCGATCGCCCGACTTGGGACTATATCGGCAGCACCATTATCCCTCGCATCCTGGCTGACAAAAAATCTGGCGACCCGATTCGGATTTGGAGCGCTGCTTGTGCTTCAGGTCAAGAAGCTTATACGATCGCGATCGTCATTGCCCAACTGATTGGGATAGAGCAATTTCGGGAGCGGGTAAAGATTTACGCCACCGATGTCGATGAGGAAGCGCTGAGCCAAGCTCGCCAAGCAATTTATCCAAAACGAGATTTGGAGGGCTTATCTCCAGAAGAGATCGAGCTGTTTTTTGAGCCCGTGGGCAACTTTTACGGTTTTCGGAAAGAATTACGGCGATCGGTCATTTTTGGCCGCCACGATTTAACCCAGGACGCTCCCATTTCTCGGGTTGATTTACTCATCTGCCGCAACGCCTTGATGTATTTTAATGCCGACACGCAGGCTCGAATTATTACTCGCTTTCACTTCGCCCTCCGAGATCACGCATTTTTGTGTTTGGGCAAAGCAGAAATGCTCCTTACCTATGCCAATACCTTCGCTCCAGTCGAACTGAAACGCCGGATCTTTACAAAAGTACCCAGATTAAATTCACGCGATCAGCTCCTGCCCATGAAAACAGGAAATAGTAGTACGAGTAGTGAGCCTGACAATAGCTATCACATTCAAAACGTCGCTTTCGATCGCGGTCCCCTAGCTTCTTTAGTCGTGAATGCTGAAGGTTTATTAACCTTGGTGAATGAACAAGCGCGGGTGCTATTTAACCTCACAACTCGTGATATTGGTCGGCCTTTACAAGACCTAGAAGTCTCTTACCGTCCCCTTGAGTTACGCTCTTGTATCAACCAAGTGTATAGTGAGCGTCGCCCCTTCAGCTTCAGAGACGTAGAATGGTTGGCTGCTCAAGGAGAAAAGGTATTTCTAGATGTCCGAATAGAACCCCTGCTAGATCAAGAAACCTACATCTTGGGCGTTAGCATTACCTTCACAGATGTCTCCCGCTACAAACGACTGCAAGGGGAGCTAGAGCATTCCAACCAAGAGTTAGAGACGGCCTATGAAGAGCTGCAATGTGCTAATGAAGAGCTAGAAACGACGAACGAGGAATTGCAATCCAGCAACGAAGAATTGGAAACGACGAACGAGGAATTGCAAGCCACCAACGAAGAGTTGGAGACCATGAATGAAGAGTTGCAAGCCACCAACGAAGAACTCTATACCGTCAATGACGAACTGCACCGCCGCGGCGATGAGCTGAATCAAGCAAATGCTTTTTTAGAATCTATTTTGAGCAGCTTGAAGGGCGGTGTGGTAGTGGTAGACCGAGACTTACATATTCAAATTTGGAACTATAGATCTGAGGACTTGTGGGGGTTACGCACTGGAGAAGCCTTGGGCCAAAACTTTTTGAATCTAGATATTGGTCTGCCTGTGGAGCAATTGAGACAATCAATGCGGGCTTGTCTCACAGCTGACACGACTAGCGCTACTGAAATCACGCTGGATGCCATCAATCGTCGTGGCAGACAGATTAAATGTCAGGTGAGCTGCGCCCCTTTATTGGGTATCACGAGCGAAGTTCAAGGCGTGATTTTGCTAATGGAAGACCGCAGCGAAGGAGAGTTGTAA
- a CDS encoding ATP-binding protein yields the protein MNAKCNESMLAQRLEVVTQHAEKLVDKAQNLLEQHPEILIECLTELQLALEELRVAEEELCQQNEELQIARAVIEIERQRYLDLFESAPDGYLVTDLYGVVQEANQAAARLLNIDPMYLVGKPIASFVPEEARRGFRSVVNQLPQISRVQEWEVQLQGWRGDRFDAALTVEAARCPSDGKAIALRWLVRDITSRKQAEAKIQQLQMQNLHLVEADRLKSQFMATMSHELRTPMNAILGFSDLLLRQFDPGQQGQQRAMLECIFRNGKHLLGMIEEILDFSKLEENHLKLKLEVLDLAQLVQATAAEMSALAEEKHLKFKLHVAQPNIAIVNDSGRLRQILINLVSNAIKFTDSGSVYLEVHELSRERIVITVSDTGMGIDPVNQAHIFEAFRQLDQSIARRHNGTGLGLSITNALVQLMQGKITVESQLGRGSTFRVELPRRLSLG from the coding sequence ATGAATGCCAAGTGCAACGAGAGCATGTTGGCTCAGCGACTTGAAGTAGTAACCCAACACGCTGAGAAACTAGTTGATAAGGCTCAGAACCTACTCGAGCAGCATCCAGAGATCCTGATCGAGTGTTTAACAGAACTCCAACTGGCTCTAGAAGAACTGCGCGTGGCCGAGGAGGAGTTGTGCCAGCAAAATGAAGAACTTCAGATAGCTCGGGCAGTCATAGAAATTGAGCGACAACGCTATCTAGACCTGTTTGAGTCTGCGCCCGATGGCTACTTGGTGACTGATCTCTATGGAGTTGTGCAAGAAGCCAATCAAGCCGCAGCTCGCCTACTCAATATTGACCCGATGTATCTGGTTGGTAAGCCGATTGCAAGTTTTGTCCCAGAAGAGGCTCGGCGTGGGTTTCGCTCTGTGGTTAATCAGCTACCCCAAATTAGCCGGGTGCAGGAGTGGGAAGTACAGCTGCAGGGCTGGAGGGGCGATCGCTTTGATGCAGCCTTGACCGTGGAAGCAGCTCGTTGCCCCTCTGATGGCAAAGCGATCGCCCTACGGTGGCTGGTGCGGGACATTACCAGCCGCAAGCAAGCTGAAGCAAAAATTCAGCAGTTACAAATGCAAAATCTCCACCTCGTCGAGGCTGATCGCCTAAAATCGCAGTTTATGGCGACGATGTCTCACGAACTCCGCACTCCGATGAATGCGATTCTGGGGTTTTCCGATTTGCTCTTGCGTCAGTTTGACCCAGGGCAACAGGGACAGCAACGAGCCATGCTGGAGTGCATTTTTAGAAATGGCAAACATCTGTTGGGCATGATTGAGGAAATCTTGGACTTCTCCAAGCTTGAAGAAAACCATTTAAAACTCAAGCTAGAAGTCCTAGATTTAGCTCAACTGGTACAGGCTACCGCAGCAGAAATGTCTGCTCTAGCTGAGGAAAAGCATCTGAAGTTCAAACTGCATGTGGCCCAACCCAATATTGCGATCGTCAACGACTCAGGCCGACTGCGGCAGATTTTAATCAATTTGGTTTCCAACGCAATTAAGTTCACTGACAGTGGCAGTGTCTATTTAGAAGTGCACGAGTTGTCGAGAGAGCGAATCGTGATTACCGTCAGTGATACGGGCATGGGCATTGATCCCGTCAACCAGGCGCATATTTTTGAAGCTTTTCGCCAATTAGATCAGTCGATCGCTCGACGACATAACGGCACAGGTTTGGGCCTCTCGATCACCAATGCTCTAGTGCAACTAATGCAAGGCAAAATTACAGTCGAGAGTCAGCTCGGGCGAGGCTCAACCTTTCGCGTAGAACTGCCGCGCCGCCTCAGCCTAGGCTAA
- a CDS encoding response regulator transcription factor: protein MNVSSNSAALRILLVEDDPMMQLGLEQALADYPEFAVVGQADDGYLGVEAAIRLKPDLVVMDIGLPRLDGIAATQQIKAALPEVRVVVLTSHTTETEIVAALSSGADAYCIKGSSVDRLLTAIKAAQEGATYLDPQIARRVIEHLKPPVSSSHLGQLSQRELDVLRLMVDGKTNPEIAEALYLSPNTIKTHIRGIMNKLAVDDRVQAAVVALRSGLV, encoded by the coding sequence ATGAATGTGTCCTCCAATTCTGCTGCCTTACGAATCCTGCTTGTCGAAGACGATCCCATGATGCAGTTGGGGTTGGAGCAAGCCTTGGCTGACTACCCCGAATTTGCAGTCGTGGGTCAAGCGGATGATGGTTACCTGGGCGTGGAAGCAGCAATCCGACTCAAGCCAGACTTAGTGGTCATGGATATTGGATTGCCTCGATTAGATGGCATTGCCGCAACTCAACAAATTAAAGCAGCCTTACCAGAAGTCCGGGTGGTGGTGCTGACCTCCCACACCACTGAAACTGAAATCGTGGCAGCCCTCTCTAGTGGAGCCGATGCCTACTGTATTAAAGGTTCTAGCGTCGATCGCCTGCTGACCGCGATTAAAGCCGCCCAAGAAGGAGCTACTTACCTCGACCCGCAAATTGCCCGTCGAGTCATTGAGCATCTTAAGCCTCCTGTCTCATCAAGCCACTTGGGGCAATTGTCGCAACGAGAACTAGACGTACTGCGGCTGATGGTAGACGGTAAAACGAATCCCGAAATTGCTGAAGCTCTGTACCTCAGTCCTAACACGATCAAAACTCACATTCGCGGCATCATGAATAAGCTGGCAGTAGACGATCGCGTGCAAGCTGCGGTAGTTGCCTTACGCTCTGGCTTGGTCTAG
- a CDS encoding MASE1 domain-containing protein translates to MRLKRPQVLQYLCSVALLAIAYFATAKISISMIGLNANATPLWPPAGIALAAFLLRGSWLWPGVILGDFLLVQSLGGSAGHSFVSSWGSVAEAVVAAIALRRLGFRPSLDRLQDVWGLIVAALCAPLINATWSTLIEGSLGWMQWSQAWENGWTLWLGDCMGILVATPALLICRQWPALFQKPGQRVEGAVWLSLLCVVSWVVFGSEPQAAIAHYPLEYLPFPLVVWGALRFGPPGAVLASLVVSGIAIFEAFHGHGPFFAKAEHLTQAVLFLQAFMGVVTTTALVLAGAVGERQTTAELLQKSEASLANAQRIAQLGNWDLDWGQQQLRWSDELYRILGFVPKTFPPDPDQALQAIHPDDRDRVEQALAQAMVERQPCRIDYRILYPDGTERLVCEKLAFSDHSVTGTVQDITERKQTEIQLQAASEQVHEALRSTQLLTEIALKIRRSLELDQVLNTTVTEVRHFLQADRVYIGHLDNQAQGYVLAESVCDAWPSVMCLEYDEEGVQEFRALFASGCSRVVNDVALSQSTPKIAAFYQQYQVKASLGVPIILGDEVWVLVANQCEHPRQWQPFEVNLLEQLAIQVAIAIQQGQLYQQVQALNTNLESQVEERTAQLQQKMQELQDLNHFKDIFLHAFSHDVRTSIMGMSLILKNLQNKPGDSVPVMRSMVDRMVQSNERQLNLINSLLEDQTSESQPMALSYEAVRLDGLVQGILEDLEPLLVRNQATVCNLLPANLPPLIADPQQLEQVFKNLITNALKHNAPGLQLTLKATVEDQQIRCSVEDNGVGMGPEVCDRLFKLYVRGLDNPHLTGIGLGLYLCRQIITAHGGRVGVESVPGTGAKFWFVLPLTKPALAGLTAETVYNSPSLRSSISKITP, encoded by the coding sequence ATGCGCTTAAAGCGTCCTCAAGTTCTGCAATATTTGTGTTCGGTCGCTCTATTGGCGATCGCATACTTTGCCACGGCTAAAATCTCGATTTCTATGATCGGGCTGAATGCCAATGCAACACCGCTCTGGCCTCCCGCAGGCATTGCCTTAGCTGCGTTTTTATTACGGGGATCATGGCTATGGCCAGGCGTGATTCTAGGGGATTTCTTGCTGGTGCAGTCCTTGGGCGGCTCTGCGGGTCATTCTTTTGTTTCGTCTTGGGGCAGTGTGGCAGAAGCAGTGGTAGCGGCGATCGCCCTGCGGCGTTTAGGATTTCGGCCTAGCTTAGACCGTTTGCAAGATGTCTGGGGCTTAATTGTTGCTGCGCTGTGTGCCCCACTGATTAATGCGACTTGGAGTACCCTGATTGAGGGTTCACTGGGCTGGATGCAGTGGAGTCAAGCCTGGGAAAACGGGTGGACGCTCTGGTTGGGCGACTGTATGGGCATTTTGGTCGCTACACCCGCATTGCTGATTTGTCGCCAGTGGCCAGCTTTGTTTCAGAAGCCTGGGCAGCGGGTTGAGGGAGCAGTCTGGTTAAGTCTCTTGTGTGTCGTGAGTTGGGTTGTTTTTGGCTCCGAGCCCCAAGCAGCGATCGCTCATTATCCGCTGGAATATTTACCGTTTCCTCTAGTGGTATGGGGGGCGCTGCGCTTTGGGCCGCCGGGGGCAGTATTAGCTAGCTTGGTGGTCTCTGGCATTGCAATTTTTGAGGCGTTTCACGGGCATGGGCCTTTCTTCGCTAAGGCCGAGCACCTGACTCAAGCCGTGCTGTTTTTGCAAGCTTTTATGGGAGTGGTGACGACTACCGCTTTGGTTTTGGCTGGGGCTGTGGGCGAGCGCCAAACCACTGCTGAGCTGTTGCAGAAAAGTGAAGCCAGCTTAGCCAATGCCCAGCGGATTGCTCAACTCGGTAACTGGGACTTAGATTGGGGCCAGCAGCAATTACGGTGGTCCGACGAGCTATATCGCATTCTGGGGTTTGTGCCCAAAACCTTTCCTCCCGATCCGGATCAGGCGCTACAAGCTATCCATCCTGACGATCGCGATCGTGTTGAGCAAGCGTTGGCACAAGCAATGGTGGAGCGCCAACCCTGCCGAATTGATTATCGAATTTTGTACCCCGATGGCACAGAGCGCCTGGTGTGTGAGAAACTCGCCTTTTCGGACCACAGTGTCACGGGAACGGTCCAAGACATTACCGAGCGCAAACAAACAGAAATTCAACTGCAAGCGGCTTCGGAGCAGGTCCATGAAGCCCTCCGCAGTACTCAGTTACTGACGGAAATTGCCCTCAAAATTAGGCGATCGCTCGAGCTAGATCAGGTGCTCAACACCACCGTTACTGAGGTACGGCACTTTCTTCAGGCAGACCGTGTTTATATTGGTCATCTGGACAATCAGGCGCAGGGCTATGTTTTGGCGGAATCGGTGTGTGATGCTTGGCCTTCGGTGATGTGTTTGGAATACGACGAGGAAGGCGTGCAAGAATTCCGAGCTTTATTTGCCTCAGGCTGTAGCCGTGTGGTCAATGATGTAGCTCTGAGCCAGTCAACGCCGAAAATTGCTGCTTTTTACCAGCAGTATCAGGTGAAAGCGAGCTTGGGTGTGCCGATTATTTTGGGCGATGAAGTGTGGGTGTTGGTGGCGAATCAGTGCGAGCATCCTCGCCAGTGGCAACCCTTTGAAGTGAATTTGCTAGAACAATTGGCGATTCAGGTGGCGATCGCCATCCAGCAAGGTCAGCTTTACCAACAAGTACAAGCGCTCAACACCAACCTAGAGTCTCAAGTTGAAGAACGCACCGCTCAACTGCAACAAAAAATGCAGGAGCTGCAAGACTTAAACCACTTCAAGGATATTTTCTTGCATGCTTTCTCTCACGATGTCCGCACTTCGATTATGGGCATGTCGTTGATTTTGAAGAACTTGCAGAACAAGCCAGGAGACTCAGTGCCAGTGATGCGATCGATGGTGGATCGCATGGTGCAAAGCAACGAACGCCAATTGAATTTGATCAACTCCTTGCTGGAAGACCAAACGAGTGAAAGTCAACCAATGGCTTTATCCTATGAGGCGGTGCGCTTAGATGGTTTGGTGCAAGGCATTTTAGAAGACTTGGAGCCGTTGTTGGTGCGAAACCAAGCAACCGTTTGCAATCTCTTGCCAGCCAATTTGCCGCCACTGATTGCTGACCCGCAACAATTGGAGCAAGTCTTCAAAAACCTGATTACTAATGCGCTAAAGCACAATGCTCCTGGCTTGCAGCTGACCTTGAAGGCGACGGTAGAAGACCAACAAATTCGTTGTAGTGTTGAGGACAACGGCGTAGGCATGGGACCAGAGGTTTGCGATCGCCTCTTTAAGCTCTATGTCCGGGGGTTAGACAATCCTCATTTGACCGGAATCGGTTTGGGACTTTATCTTTGTCGGCAAATTATTACGGCTCATGGAGGCCGAGTTGGGGTGGAGAGTGTACCTGGCACAGGTGCTAAGTTCTGGTTTGTCTTACCGCTGACGAAGCCAGCCTTAGCAGGTTTGACGGCTGAAACCGTTTACAACTCTCCTTCGCTGCGGTCTTCCATTAGCAAAATCACGCCTTGA